CAGCTCGGCCTCCACGTACGGCCGCAGGCGCTGCAGCACGCTCTCGCGATCAGGCAGCGGCTCGCCGTGCAGCGCATGCTCGAGCTGGGCCAGCAGGTACGGGTCGTGGTACGCCGCGCGGCCCAGCATCACCCCGTCCAGCCGCATCAGGTGCGCACGCACCTGCGCCACCGTGGTGATGCCGCCGTTGATCACCACCACCAGCTGCGGAAACTCGCGTTTGAGCCGGTACACCCGCTCGTAGTCCAGCGGCGGCACCTCGCGGTTCTCCTTCGGGCTGAGGCCCTTCAGCCACGCTTTGCGTGCGTGCACCACCAGCACCCCGACGCCGGCTTCCAGCATCAGCTCGGTGAATTGCTGCAGATCGGCATAGGCGTCCTGGTCGTCCACGCCGATGCGGCACTTCACCGTCACCGGCACGCTGACCGCATCGCGCATCGCCTTCACGCAGTCGGCCACCAGCACCGGCTCGCGCATCAGGCAGGCGCCGAAGCGGCCCGACTGCACGCGGTCCGACGGGCAGCCCACGTTGAGGTTGATCTCGTCGTAGCCGGCCTCGGCGCCGAAGCGCGCCGCCTGCGCCAGCTCGCGCGGCTCGCTGCCGCCCAGCTGCAGCGCCAGCGGGTGTTCCTGCTGGCTGTGCTCGAGCAGGCGCAGCTGTTTCCCGCGCACCAGCGCCGCACTGGTCACCATCTCAGTGTACAGCCGCGCGCGCGGCGACAGCAGCCGGTGGAAGTAGCGGCAGTGGCGGTCGGTCCAGTCCATCATGGGGGCCACCGAAAGCTGCCAGGGCGAGGCACGGCGGTGGTTTTCGGTCATGTCGGAACATCTCGAGGAGGCTTGCGGGATGAATGCTACGTCACCCCGGCGTTTGCTCCTATTCCCGCGCGCTCCGCCGTACCTACCTGTCCGCCTTCGCGGTCTTTCTCACCGCAGTATTCGCCTGCGGCAACTGCACAGCGATTCGAACCAGGGGCGG
This genomic stretch from Rhodanobacter thiooxydans harbors:
- the dusA gene encoding tRNA dihydrouridine(20/20a) synthase DusA translates to MTENHRRASPWQLSVAPMMDWTDRHCRYFHRLLSPRARLYTEMVTSAALVRGKQLRLLEHSQQEHPLALQLGGSEPRELAQAARFGAEAGYDEINLNVGCPSDRVQSGRFGACLMREPVLVADCVKAMRDAVSVPVTVKCRIGVDDQDAYADLQQFTELMLEAGVGVLVVHARKAWLKGLSPKENREVPPLDYERVYRLKREFPQLVVVINGGITTVAQVRAHLMRLDGVMLGRAAYHDPYLLAQLEHALHGEPLPDRESVLQRLRPYVEAELARGTALKHISRHLLGLYQGEPGARTFRRTLSEGAHLPGAGWALLEQAMAPCAAAA